One window of Neptuniibacter halophilus genomic DNA carries:
- a CDS encoding HAD family hydrolase, whose translation MTEQTAAVLFDLDGTLIDTAPDFHWVINQLLSEEGLPPVEYAFLRRYVSQGARAMVEAAFNYREDEEEFTRLHQRMLEIYLGHLDVDSKLFPGLEQCLQWLQTAGIPWGIVTNKPELYTLPVMQGLGLKQQAACIICPDHVSQRKPHPEALYLACEQIGCSAEKSIYVGDHIRDIEAGNRAGMTTVAATYGYLNEGEDPASWQADHYISCATELTPLLQSLYKA comes from the coding sequence ATGACTGAACAGACAGCGGCCGTCCTGTTTGATCTTGATGGCACTCTGATCGATACAGCACCGGATTTCCACTGGGTAATCAACCAGCTTCTCAGTGAGGAAGGGCTGCCTCCGGTGGAATATGCATTCCTGCGTCGTTACGTTTCTCAGGGCGCCAGAGCCATGGTCGAGGCTGCATTCAACTACCGGGAAGACGAAGAGGAGTTTACCCGACTGCATCAGCGCATGCTTGAGATCTATCTCGGCCATCTGGATGTAGATAGCAAACTATTCCCCGGACTGGAGCAATGCCTGCAATGGCTGCAAACAGCCGGCATTCCCTGGGGCATTGTCACCAATAAACCGGAACTCTACACCCTGCCGGTCATGCAGGGACTGGGCCTGAAACAACAGGCCGCCTGCATCATCTGCCCGGACCACGTCAGCCAGCGCAAACCTCACCCTGAAGCACTTTACCTCGCCTGCGAACAGATCGGCTGCAGCGCCGAAAAGAGCATCTATGTTGGCGACCATATTCGGGATATCGAAGCGGGCAACCGCGCCGGAATGACCACTGTAGCCGCCACATATGGCTACCTCAATGAAGGGGAAGACCCTGCCAGTTGGCAGGCCGATCACTATATATCGTGTGCAACGGAACTTACCCCCCTGCTACAATCTCTATATAAAGCCTAA
- the ubiG gene encoding bifunctional 2-polyprenyl-6-hydroxyphenol methylase/3-demethylubiquinol 3-O-methyltransferase UbiG, with the protein MTQADSASQPNIDPEEIAKFEELASKWWDRNSEFKPLHDINPLRVGFIDRIAGLSGKKVLDVGCGGGILSESMAQRGAEVSGIDMGAGPLKVAKLHGLESGVNVSYRQITVEELAAEQPESFDVVTCMEMLEHVPDPASVVTACARLCKPGGKVFFSTLNRNPKSYLFAILGAEKLLKLVPDGTHDFKKFIRPSELGQWIRQSGLKNLEINGMTYNPLTKSYRLHPTDVDVNYLIATEKPNNND; encoded by the coding sequence ATGACTCAAGCAGACTCCGCCTCACAACCTAATATCGATCCGGAAGAGATTGCCAAGTTCGAAGAGCTGGCAAGCAAATGGTGGGACCGCAACAGCGAGTTCAAACCCCTGCACGATATCAACCCGCTGCGGGTTGGCTTTATTGACCGCATCGCCGGCCTGTCCGGAAAAAAAGTACTGGATGTCGGCTGTGGAGGCGGAATTCTCTCCGAATCTATGGCCCAGCGCGGTGCCGAAGTCAGCGGAATTGACATGGGTGCAGGGCCACTCAAGGTTGCCAAACTGCATGGCCTGGAAAGCGGCGTCAATGTCAGCTATCGCCAGATTACGGTCGAAGAACTGGCCGCCGAACAACCCGAGTCCTTCGACGTTGTTACCTGCATGGAGATGCTGGAGCACGTTCCTGATCCTGCCTCTGTCGTGACCGCCTGCGCCCGCCTCTGCAAACCCGGCGGCAAGGTATTCTTTTCCACCCTGAACCGGAATCCGAAAAGTTATCTGTTTGCGATTCTCGGAGCCGAAAAGCTTCTCAAGCTGGTGCCGGACGGCACTCATGATTTTAAGAAGTTTATCCGCCCCTCCGAGCTCGGCCAGTGGATTCGTCAGAGCGGTCTGAAGAACCTTGAGATCAACGGCATGACATACAACCCGCTGACTAAAAGCTACCGACTGCACCCGACTGATGTCGATGTGAACTATCTGATCGCTACCGAGAAGCCAAATAATAATGACTGA
- a CDS encoding H-NS histone family protein, producing the protein MSDFIKTLTRKNSLRKQCQELSVAELEKVIADLTSIAEDKKAEEEALLAAEQEKADKIEAIRQSMLDAGIEIDDLMGLIGETATPKKKVQPKYRITDDEGTVHEWSGRGRTPLAFQAYFDKGFTKEDCLI; encoded by the coding sequence ATGTCTGATTTTATTAAAACACTAACGCGCAAAAATTCTTTGCGTAAGCAGTGCCAGGAATTGTCTGTTGCAGAATTGGAAAAGGTAATTGCCGATCTCACTTCAATTGCTGAGGATAAAAAAGCAGAAGAGGAAGCGCTTTTAGCTGCCGAGCAGGAAAAGGCAGATAAAATTGAAGCGATTCGTCAGAGTATGCTGGATGCGGGTATTGAGATTGATGATCTGATGGGTCTGATTGGTGAAACCGCAACACCAAAGAAAAAGGTTCAGCCTAAGTACCGTATTACGGATGATGAAGGTACTGTACATGAATGGTCGGGTCGTGGTCGTACGCCACTGGCTTTTCAGGCCTATTTTGATAAAGGATTTACTAAGGAAGACTGTCTCATTTAA
- the serC gene encoding 3-phosphoserine/phosphohydroxythreonine transaminase, whose translation MTRKYNFSAGPAGLPDAVLAQAQEELLDWQGKGLSIMEMSHRSKEFVSVAETAEQDLRDLMGIGADYKVLFLQGGATTQFSMVPINLLRGKTSADYINTGIWSKKAIKEAARYCDVNVAGSSEEGGFTAVPSQQELSLNPEAAYLHYTPNETIGGLEYDYVPQTLDGVPLVADLSSTILSRPLDVSQFGLIYAGAQKNIGPAGLTVVIVREDLLGDVLAGAPSMFDYKLHADADSMFNTPPTFGWYLAGLVFKWLKAQGGVEAMAEINRRKADKLYAAIDNSDFYGNPMAKANRSWMNVPFTLADEALDKLFLEQAETAGLLNLKGHRSVGGMRASIYNAVPETAVDALIDFMQQFEKQHA comes from the coding sequence ATGACACGTAAGTACAATTTCAGTGCGGGACCTGCAGGTCTGCCCGATGCGGTTTTAGCGCAGGCACAGGAAGAACTGCTGGACTGGCAGGGTAAGGGCCTCTCCATCATGGAGATGAGCCACCGCAGTAAAGAGTTTGTCTCTGTGGCTGAAACAGCCGAACAGGATCTGCGTGACCTGATGGGAATTGGTGCTGACTACAAAGTACTGTTTCTGCAGGGCGGCGCGACCACCCAGTTTTCCATGGTGCCGATCAATCTGCTGCGTGGAAAAACCAGCGCGGATTACATCAATACCGGTATCTGGTCTAAGAAAGCGATTAAAGAGGCGGCACGTTACTGTGACGTGAATGTTGCGGGCAGCAGCGAAGAAGGCGGTTTTACCGCGGTGCCTTCGCAGCAGGAACTGAGTCTGAATCCTGAAGCGGCTTACCTGCATTACACGCCGAATGAAACCATTGGTGGTCTGGAATATGATTATGTTCCGCAGACGCTGGATGGTGTTCCACTGGTAGCGGATCTCTCTTCAACCATTCTTTCCCGTCCGCTGGATGTGAGTCAGTTTGGCCTGATCTATGCCGGTGCGCAGAAAAATATCGGTCCGGCCGGCCTGACGGTTGTGATCGTGCGTGAAGATCTGCTGGGTGATGTGCTGGCCGGAGCGCCGAGCATGTTTGACTACAAGCTGCATGCCGATGCAGACTCGATGTTCAATACACCGCCGACCTTTGGCTGGTATCTTGCGGGGCTGGTATTTAAGTGGCTGAAAGCCCAGGGCGGGGTTGAAGCGATGGCTGAGATTAACCGCCGTAAAGCCGATAAGCTCTACGCTGCGATTGATAACAGTGATTTCTATGGCAATCCGATGGCCAAAGCTAATCGTTCCTGGATGAATGTACCGTTTACGCTGGCAGATGAAGCGCTGGATAAACTGTTTCTGGAGCAGGCTGAAACGGCAGGTCTACTAAACTTGAAAGGTCACCGTTCCGTAGGTGGTATGCGTGCAAGTATCTATAACGCCGTACCGGAAACCGCGGTGGATGCCCTGATTGACTTTATGCAACAGTTCGAGAAACAGCACGCCTGA
- a CDS encoding YciK family oxidoreductase, with protein MYDYQAPDDLLKDRIILVTGAGSGIGRVAAKTYAAHGATVILLGRTLEKLEQVYDEIEAAGHPQPALVPMNLESAQEHDFIELTNTIEQEFGRLDGILHNASLLGVRTPIESYDPVIWQQVMQVNVNAPFMLTQILMPLLERSENPSVIFTSSGVGRKSKAYWGAYAVSKFATEGLMQTLADELSNVSKIRANCINPGATRTQMRADAYPGEDPATVATPEQIMPLYLYLMGADSESVNGQSLDAQ; from the coding sequence ATGTACGACTATCAGGCCCCCGACGACCTACTTAAAGACCGCATTATTCTGGTAACCGGCGCGGGCAGCGGCATCGGACGGGTTGCCGCAAAAACGTATGCAGCCCACGGCGCCACAGTGATTCTGCTTGGCCGCACACTGGAAAAGCTAGAACAGGTATATGATGAGATTGAAGCGGCCGGCCACCCACAGCCAGCACTGGTGCCGATGAATCTTGAAAGCGCACAGGAACATGACTTTATCGAGCTGACCAACACCATCGAACAGGAATTCGGCCGGCTGGATGGTATTCTGCATAATGCCAGCCTGCTCGGCGTTCGCACGCCCATTGAGTCTTACGATCCGGTTATCTGGCAACAGGTCATGCAGGTTAATGTGAACGCGCCTTTCATGCTCACGCAGATCCTGATGCCTCTGCTCGAACGCTCTGAAAACCCTTCGGTGATATTCACCTCCTCCGGCGTCGGGCGCAAGAGCAAGGCTTACTGGGGCGCTTACGCAGTATCAAAGTTTGCCACAGAAGGCCTGATGCAGACCCTGGCCGACGAACTGAGCAACGTCAGTAAGATCCGCGCCAACTGCATCAACCCCGGCGCAACCCGCACCCAGATGCGCGCCGACGCCTACCCGGGGGAAGACCCCGCAACCGTTGCAACACCAGAACAGATCATGCCCCTCTATCTCTACCTGATGGGCGCTGACAGCGAGTCTGTCAATGGTCAGTCGCTGGACGCCCAGTAA
- a CDS encoding L-threonylcarbamoyladenylate synthase gives MSQFFQIHPENPQQRLINQAVEIIRKGGLVIYPTDCAYALGCHLGDKAAMEKIKRIRQLDDKHNFTLVCRDLSEISTYAKVDNGCYRLLKAHTPGAYTFILKATSEVPRRLLHPKRRTIGIRIPDNAIALALTEALGEPIMSTSLIMPGEEMPLMDPYEMRELLQHQVDLIIDGGYCGLEATSVINLVEEVPEVIREGAGDTSVF, from the coding sequence GTGAGCCAGTTTTTTCAGATTCATCCGGAAAATCCTCAGCAGAGGTTGATTAATCAAGCGGTAGAGATCATCAGAAAAGGGGGGCTGGTTATCTACCCTACTGACTGTGCTTATGCGCTGGGCTGTCACTTGGGTGACAAAGCTGCCATGGAGAAAATAAAACGTATCCGGCAGTTGGATGATAAACATAATTTTACTCTTGTCTGTCGTGATCTGAGTGAAATCAGCACGTACGCTAAGGTTGATAATGGCTGTTATCGATTGTTGAAGGCGCATACTCCCGGGGCTTATACCTTTATTCTTAAGGCAACGTCCGAAGTGCCACGGCGTTTATTGCATCCTAAGCGGCGTACCATTGGAATTCGTATACCTGATAATGCAATTGCACTGGCATTAACTGAAGCGCTCGGTGAGCCAATTATGAGTACCTCGCTGATTATGCCGGGTGAAGAAATGCCATTAATGGATCCTTATGAGATGCGTGAATTATTGCAGCATCAGGTGGATCTGATTATTGATGGTGGTTATTGCGGGCTGGAGGCGACCAGTGTAATTAATCTGGTTGAAGAGGTGCCTGAGGTTATTCGGGAGGGGGCCGGAGATACTTCCGTTTTTTAA
- the pheA gene encoding prephenate dehydratase, which produces MSEQEKELRVLRDQIDGIDREIHELLNKRASCAQNVAEVKQRYQGSEAAVFYRPEREAQVLRRVMERNTGPLPDREVARLFREVMSVCLALEEPMRVAFLGPEGTFTQQAAMKHFGHSARNLPMQSLKDVFREVQAGSAHYGVVPIENSSEGVVSHTLDLFKQFDLKICGEVEVPVHLHLLLNKGDGLDEIAKIYSHEQSLAQSRSWLDARFPHIEKVAVSSNAEAARLAKQEGSGYAAVAGDMAAELYDLDPAVKNIEDQADNTTRFLIIGDQDVGPSGDDKTSILVSVPDAPGALYQLLEPFHRYGLSLTRVETRSASKHSMFYIDFEGHSDDQVVKQALHDLTKESVELKVLGSYPRAVL; this is translated from the coding sequence ATGAGTGAACAGGAAAAAGAGTTACGCGTTTTACGTGATCAGATCGACGGTATTGACCGTGAAATCCATGAGTTACTGAACAAACGTGCCAGTTGCGCCCAGAACGTGGCTGAAGTTAAACAACGTTATCAGGGCTCCGAGGCCGCTGTTTTCTACCGCCCTGAGCGTGAAGCTCAGGTGTTGCGTCGGGTCATGGAGCGTAATACGGGCCCGTTGCCGGACCGGGAAGTCGCACGTCTGTTCCGCGAAGTGATGTCGGTTTGTCTGGCGTTAGAAGAACCAATGCGGGTGGCGTTTCTCGGCCCGGAAGGGACTTTTACCCAGCAGGCGGCCATGAAGCACTTTGGTCACTCTGCCCGTAATCTGCCGATGCAATCGCTGAAAGATGTGTTCCGTGAGGTTCAGGCCGGTTCGGCCCACTACGGTGTTGTACCGATCGAGAACTCTTCTGAAGGGGTGGTCAGTCATACACTCGACCTGTTCAAACAGTTCGACCTGAAGATCTGTGGTGAGGTAGAGGTGCCGGTACACCTGCACCTGCTACTGAATAAAGGTGACGGGCTGGATGAGATCGCAAAAATTTATTCTCACGAACAGTCTCTGGCACAGAGCCGGAGCTGGCTGGATGCCCGTTTCCCGCACATTGAAAAAGTAGCGGTCAGCTCTAATGCTGAAGCCGCGCGGCTGGCGAAGCAGGAAGGCAGCGGTTATGCCGCGGTTGCCGGTGATATGGCTGCGGAGCTGTATGATCTGGATCCGGCGGTGAAAAATATTGAAGACCAGGCGGATAATACCACCCGCTTCCTGATTATCGGTGATCAGGATGTGGGGCCCAGTGGGGATGATAAAACCTCGATTCTGGTTTCTGTACCGGATGCTCCGGGTGCGCTTTACCAGCTACTTGAGCCATTCCACCGTTATGGTCTGAGCCTGACCCGGGTGGAAACCCGTTCGGCATCAAAACATTCGATGTTCTATATCGATTTTGAAGGGCATAGCGACGATCAGGTGGTCAAACAGGCCCTGCATGATCTGACCAAAGAGAGCGTCGAGCTGAAAGTGCTGGGCTCTTATCCTCGCGCTGTACTCTGA
- the gyrA gene encoding DNA gyrase subunit A, whose translation MGDLAREILPVNIEDELKQSYLDYAMSVIVGRALPDARDGLKPVHRRVLFAMNELGNDWNKAYKKSARVVGDVIGKYHPHGDSAVYDTIVRMAQDFSMRYTLVDGQGNFGSIDGDSAAAMRYTEIRMDKISHELLADLEKETVDFVDNYDGTEKIPEVLPTRVPNLLVNGSSGIAVGMATNIPPHNLGEVVRGCIALIENGDLSVDELMEYIPGPDFPTGGIINGRAGILQAYRTGRGRIYVRARYHVEEDEKNGKPSLIITEIPYQLNKARLIEKIAELVKDKKIEGITELRDESDKDGMRIVIELRRGEMPDVVINNLFAQTQMESVFGINMVALVDGQPKILDLKTALECFIRHRREVVTRRTVYELRKARERGHILEGLAVALANIDPVIELIKKSPTPAEAKEKLIAEAWVPGDVIQMLERAGEDACRPEELEEQYGLRDGKYHLSPAQAQAILELRLHRLTGLEHEKLIGEYKELLEKIAELLRILGSHERLMEVIREELEAVLEEYGDERRTEITASRKDLTVADLITEEDMVVTISHGGYAKTQPLTDYQSQRRGGKGKSAAAIKDEDFIEHLLIANTHDTILCFTDRGKVYWLRVFEIPVASRTARGRAIVNILPLDEGERVSTILPVGDYEEDKYIFMATASGTVKKTALTNFSRPRSSGLIALDLLDDDHLIGAAITDGNDDVMLMTSAGKSMRFSEDDVRPMGRTARGVRGVKMDDGIKVISLIIPKEGGKILTASENGYGKKTAVDDFPVKGRGGQGVIAQQCSERNGELAGAVQVFDGDDVMLISNKGTLVRTGCDGISELGRNTQGVTLIRVSDGEHLVSVARIEEPDEDESLLEDDATETTEASTPEADA comes from the coding sequence ATGGGTGATTTAGCCAGAGAAATTCTGCCAGTTAACATCGAAGATGAACTGAAGCAGTCTTATCTTGATTACGCCATGAGCGTGATTGTTGGCCGTGCACTGCCTGATGCGCGGGACGGCCTGAAACCGGTGCATCGTCGCGTGTTGTTTGCGATGAATGAACTGGGCAATGATTGGAATAAAGCATACAAGAAATCGGCGCGTGTCGTTGGTGATGTGATCGGTAAATACCATCCGCACGGCGATAGTGCGGTGTATGACACGATTGTTCGTATGGCGCAGGATTTCTCCATGCGCTACACCCTGGTCGATGGTCAGGGTAACTTCGGTTCGATTGACGGGGACTCCGCAGCGGCCATGCGATACACCGAAATTCGCATGGATAAGATCTCCCATGAACTGTTGGCTGATCTGGAAAAAGAAACCGTTGATTTCGTCGACAACTACGACGGTACAGAAAAAATTCCGGAAGTGTTGCCAACCCGGGTACCGAACCTGCTGGTGAATGGCTCTTCCGGTATCGCGGTTGGTATGGCGACCAATATCCCGCCTCACAATCTGGGCGAAGTGGTTCGCGGCTGTATTGCACTGATTGAAAATGGCGATCTCAGCGTTGATGAGCTGATGGAGTACATTCCCGGCCCGGACTTCCCGACAGGCGGTATTATCAACGGACGTGCAGGTATTCTGCAGGCCTACCGTACCGGTCGGGGACGGATCTATGTACGTGCCCGCTATCACGTTGAAGAAGACGAGAAAAACGGCAAACCTTCCCTTATTATCACTGAAATTCCATACCAGCTTAACAAGGCACGCCTGATCGAGAAGATCGCTGAGCTGGTAAAAGATAAGAAGATCGAAGGGATAACTGAGCTGCGTGATGAGTCGGATAAAGACGGCATGCGCATCGTTATTGAACTACGACGTGGCGAAATGCCGGATGTAGTGATCAATAACCTGTTTGCTCAGACCCAGATGGAGTCAGTGTTCGGCATCAATATGGTCGCTCTGGTTGACGGCCAGCCGAAGATTCTGGATCTGAAAACCGCGCTGGAATGCTTTATCCGTCACCGTCGTGAAGTGGTAACCCGTCGTACTGTTTACGAACTGCGTAAAGCTCGTGAGCGGGGTCATATCCTCGAAGGTCTGGCGGTTGCACTGGCGAATATTGACCCGGTTATCGAACTGATTAAAAAGTCCCCGACACCGGCGGAAGCGAAAGAGAAACTGATCGCTGAAGCCTGGGTGCCTGGTGATGTGATTCAGATGCTGGAACGTGCCGGCGAAGATGCCTGCCGTCCGGAAGAGCTGGAAGAGCAATATGGCCTGCGTGATGGCAAGTATCATCTGTCACCGGCGCAGGCTCAGGCGATTCTTGAACTGCGTCTGCACCGTCTGACCGGCCTTGAGCATGAAAAGCTGATTGGCGAGTACAAAGAGCTGCTGGAGAAGATCGCAGAACTGTTGCGTATTCTGGGTTCCCACGAGCGCCTGATGGAGGTGATTCGTGAAGAGCTGGAAGCTGTTCTGGAAGAGTATGGTGATGAACGCCGTACCGAGATCACCGCTTCGCGCAAAGACCTGACCGTTGCGGATCTGATTACCGAAGAGGACATGGTGGTCACCATCTCCCACGGTGGTTATGCCAAAACTCAGCCGCTGACCGACTACCAGTCTCAGCGTCGTGGAGGTAAAGGCAAGTCGGCTGCTGCGATCAAAGATGAAGACTTTATTGAGCATCTGCTCATTGCCAATACCCATGACACCATCCTCTGTTTTACCGACCGGGGTAAGGTGTACTGGTTGCGGGTATTCGAAATTCCGGTGGCCAGCCGTACTGCCCGTGGGCGTGCGATTGTGAATATCCTGCCGCTGGATGAAGGTGAGCGGGTCAGCACTATCCTGCCGGTGGGTGATTATGAAGAGGATAAATACATCTTCATGGCGACCGCTTCCGGTACCGTTAAGAAAACAGCCCTGACTAACTTCTCCCGCCCTCGTAGCAGTGGCCTGATCGCTCTGGATCTGCTGGATGACGACCATCTGATCGGTGCCGCTATCACCGATGGCAACGACGATGTCATGCTGATGACCAGCGCGGGTAAATCGATGCGCTTCAGCGAGGATGATGTGCGACCAATGGGTCGTACCGCCCGTGGTGTGCGTGGCGTGAAAATGGATGACGGGATTAAAGTGATCTCCCTGATTATCCCGAAAGAGGGGGGTAAGATCCTGACCGCTTCCGAAAATGGTTACGGTAAGAAAACGGCGGTCGATGACTTCCCGGTCAAAGGTCGTGGTGGTCAGGGCGTGATTGCTCAACAGTGCTCCGAGCGAAATGGTGAACTGGCGGGCGCTGTACAGGTTTTCGATGGCGATGATGTGATGCTGATCAGCAATAAAGGTACGCTGGTGCGTACCGGTTGTGATGGCATCTCCGAACTGGGGCGTAATACTCAGGGGGTGACCCTGATTCGCGTCAGTGATGGCGAGCATCTGGTCAGCGTGGCCCGGATTGAAGAGCCGGATGAAGATGAAAGCCTGTTGGAAGATGACGCAACTGAGACAACCGAGGCCTCAACGCCAGAGGCCGACGCGTAA
- the rluB gene encoding 23S rRNA pseudouridine(2605) synthase RluB, which translates to MSDEKLHKVLARSGVGSRREMERWIKEGRVSVNDAVASLGDRISEGDKVNVDGHPVNLIFDREATRRVLIYNKPVGEICTRHDPEGRPTVFRHLPPLKEGRWIAIGRLDINTSGLLLFTTDGELANALMHPSAQIDREYAVRVLGNVDDAMLQRLKDGVLLEDGMARFTDVQFFDGEGANKWFHCVVMEGRNREVRRLWESQEVQVNRLKRVRFGPLFLPSDVRSGTWKEMSVKEVNSLSKMLELKPKKAPRMSIADKQKLERRYKKQRARRQEGD; encoded by the coding sequence ATGTCTGATGAAAAATTACATAAAGTTCTGGCGCGCTCCGGTGTTGGCTCACGTCGTGAGATGGAGCGTTGGATTAAAGAAGGGCGGGTTTCAGTAAACGATGCTGTGGCCAGTCTGGGGGATCGTATTTCCGAAGGTGATAAGGTGAATGTGGATGGGCATCCGGTCAATCTGATTTTTGATCGTGAAGCGACCCGTCGGGTGCTTATTTACAACAAGCCGGTGGGTGAAATCTGCACCCGGCATGACCCGGAAGGGCGGCCGACCGTATTCCGTCACCTGCCGCCGCTTAAAGAGGGGCGCTGGATTGCGATAGGGCGTCTGGATATCAATACTTCAGGTCTCCTGCTGTTTACCACCGACGGGGAGCTGGCCAACGCGCTGATGCATCCTTCTGCTCAGATCGACCGTGAATATGCGGTGCGGGTGCTGGGAAATGTAGATGATGCGATGCTGCAGCGCCTTAAGGACGGTGTGTTGCTTGAGGATGGCATGGCGCGGTTTACCGATGTGCAGTTTTTTGATGGTGAGGGTGCCAACAAATGGTTCCACTGTGTGGTTATGGAGGGGCGTAATCGCGAGGTCCGTCGTTTGTGGGAGTCGCAGGAGGTACAGGTGAATCGTCTGAAGCGCGTGCGCTTTGGCCCGCTGTTCCTGCCCAGTGATGTGCGCTCCGGAACCTGGAAGGAGATGAGCGTCAAAGAGGTAAACTCACTGTCGAAGATGCTTGAGCTTAAACCGAAAAAAGCGCCGCGCATGAGTATTGCTGATAAGCAGAAGCTCGAGCGGCGCTATAAAAAACAGCGGGCGCGTCGTCAGGAAGGCGATTAA
- the hisC gene encoding histidinol-phosphate transaminase: MSCDFISLAAPGVQNLSPYLPGKPPEELERELGLTDVVKLASNENPLGPSPRVVEAIEQQLAGICRYPDSGGYRLKQALAAKFSLQPEQLTLGNGSNDVLELVGRAYLQPGDEVIYSQYAFVVYSLVTQATGAKAVITPARDWGHDLAAMLAAITDKTRIIFLANPNNPTGTWLSEAQLTEFMDQVPERVLVVLDEAYTEYVDEPDFANGLVLQSRYSNLMVTRTFSKAYGLAGLRVGFAVSNPQIANILSRVRQPFNVNSLALVAAEVALADEAYLQQAVEINRQGMALYQTELARLGLDFIPSVGNFVSVDMGQDAMPLYQTMLEQGVIVRPVANYAMPQHLRISIGLPEENQRCLEALANVVGRS; encoded by the coding sequence ATGAGCTGTGATTTTATCTCTCTGGCTGCACCGGGTGTGCAGAACCTCTCACCCTATCTGCCGGGTAAACCGCCGGAAGAGCTGGAGCGTGAGCTGGGGCTGACGGATGTTGTCAAACTGGCCAGTAATGAAAATCCGCTGGGCCCTTCACCGCGCGTGGTTGAGGCCATTGAGCAGCAACTGGCAGGTATTTGCCGTTACCCTGACAGCGGTGGCTACCGGCTGAAGCAGGCGCTTGCTGCCAAATTTTCGCTGCAGCCGGAACAACTGACGCTGGGTAATGGTTCCAATGATGTACTGGAACTGGTGGGGCGTGCTTACCTGCAGCCGGGTGATGAGGTGATCTACTCACAGTACGCCTTTGTTGTGTATTCGCTGGTGACTCAGGCAACCGGTGCCAAAGCAGTTATTACTCCGGCCCGCGACTGGGGGCATGACCTGGCGGCGATGCTGGCGGCGATTACCGATAAGACCCGGATTATCTTTCTTGCCAATCCGAATAATCCAACCGGTACCTGGCTGAGTGAAGCACAATTGACTGAATTTATGGATCAGGTACCGGAGCGAGTGCTGGTGGTACTGGATGAGGCGTATACCGAGTACGTGGATGAGCCTGATTTTGCAAACGGCCTTGTGCTGCAATCTCGCTACAGCAACCTGATGGTTACCCGGACTTTCTCCAAAGCCTATGGTCTGGCAGGGCTCCGGGTGGGTTTTGCTGTTTCCAATCCGCAGATTGCCAATATCCTGAGTCGGGTGCGTCAGCCGTTTAACGTGAACAGTCTGGCGCTGGTGGCCGCTGAAGTTGCACTGGCAGATGAGGCCTATCTGCAACAGGCGGTCGAGATCAACCGTCAGGGTATGGCGTTGTACCAGACTGAGTTGGCACGGCTGGGGCTGGACTTTATTCCTTCGGTGGGTAACTTCGTCAGCGTTGATATGGGGCAGGACGCGATGCCGCTGTATCAGACCATGCTGGAGCAGGGGGTTATTGTCCGGCCGGTGGCCAATTATGCGATGCCGCAACATCTGCGAATCAGTATCGGCTTGCCGGAAGAAAATCAGCGCTGCCTCGAAGCATTGGCCAACGTGGTGGGACGCTCTTGA